The nucleotide sequence CTCTTTACCTCTTTCACCGTGCAACCAATAAAAAAGGCCTCTCTACCAAGGCCCATTTATTCCGATATTCTTTACCTTTATGTCAATACATTGTAAGAATTATTTGTAACGCTATATCAATTTATTGTGAAACTCTACACCATTGTTTCACCTGCATTCTCTTTAATGACAACAACCGCATCCTTATCAAACAGGGTGGGTGTTACGCCGACAATAGCCAGTGTTGCCCCACCGGTTTTGGCATACCCTATCAAGTAAGCCGGGGGGTAAGTAGCCAGAGAAGAACCCAGGCTGATGAAAAGGTCGCAGTTTTGCGATTGGTCTATAGCCGTTCTTACTGCTTCTTCGGGCAGTTCGTCGGGGAAGAAAATGGCATCCGGTTTCAGCAGGCCGGAACAATCGGGGCAATCGGGTACTTCGATTCCTTTTTTTACCTTTTGTAATGTCTCTTTCATGGGGACGCGTTTGCCGCAACTCAGGCATTTTGCCCAGTTCAGGTTGCCGTAGAGCTCGATTATCTTACTTTGAGAAACACCTGCTTTCTGGAGGAGGTTATCTATATTTTCCGTGATGACGCAATCCAGCTTGCCCAACTTATCCATTTCAGCAAGGGTATAATGAGTCTGGTTCGGCGCCGCTTCGATTATGTGTTCTTTTTCGCTCAATAATTTCCATTGATTCTTACGAGACTCGGAATTATCGAGGAAGTTTTGCCCGCTGAGATCGTAAAGATCGTACTCGCTCCACATCGTACGGAGGTCTATACCCGATTCCAGGCTCACCCCGGCGCCGGTGAAGACTGCAATACTCTTAGACCCCATAATCAGCTT is from Syntrophales bacterium and encodes:
- a CDS encoding Sir2 family NAD-dependent protein deacetylase produces the protein MKIELVCKLIMGSKSIAVFTGAGVSLESGIDLRTMWSEYDLYDLSGQNFLDNSESRKNQWKLLSEKEHIIEAAPNQTHYTLAEMDKLGKLDCVITENIDNLLQKAGVSQSKIIELYGNLNWAKCLSCGKRVPMKETLQKVKKGIEVPDCPDCSGLLKPDAIFFPDELPEEAVRTAIDQSQNCDLFISLGSSLATYPPAYLIGYAKTGGATLAIVGVTPTLFDKDAVVVIKENAGETMV